A window from uncultured Desulfobacter sp. encodes these proteins:
- a CDS encoding sigma-54 dependent transcriptional regulator: MERILIVDDEKHYPMIIGEVLSEEGYTPFTASSGMEALDILNTQPIDLVLSDVKMPGMSGIDLLEKAKQIKPDLPVIIMTAFGSVEKAVEAMHKGAYTFILKPFENEALIAHIAKALSVSKIVMENTRLKDAIRSRYHFDNIIGKSKPMQNLYEMIKKVAPTSASVLVEGESGTGKELVAKSIHYNSMRKDQPLIAVNCSAFAESLMESELFGHEKGAFTGAVGLKKGRFEMADKGTLFLDEIGELSMPLQVKLLRVLQARTVERVGGTESLPVDFRLIAATNKILEDEVKKGNFREDLYYRLNVVKANIPPLRDRLEDIPLLINHFIEKYTQGPEAAGGVTGIDKEAIQRLCDYEWKGNVRELENVIERSVILATGNIITVSDLPAQIRNPKSGTLQLDGIPDGVGLSETLAAVEKRMILRAMKMTDNVQTKAAKILGIGKSGLNQKLKKFNIDKELNLNDK; encoded by the coding sequence ATGGAACGAATATTAATTGTAGATGACGAAAAACACTATCCCATGATCATCGGTGAAGTTTTAAGCGAAGAAGGGTATACCCCGTTCACCGCATCAAGCGGGATGGAAGCACTGGATATCCTGAACACCCAACCCATTGACCTGGTCTTATCCGATGTCAAAATGCCGGGCATGTCCGGTATTGACCTTTTAGAAAAAGCCAAACAGATCAAACCCGATCTTCCGGTGATCATCATGACAGCATTCGGCAGCGTGGAAAAGGCGGTAGAAGCCATGCACAAAGGCGCCTATACCTTTATTTTAAAACCCTTTGAAAACGAAGCCCTCATTGCGCACATCGCCAAAGCGCTGTCCGTGTCCAAAATTGTCATGGAGAACACCCGCCTTAAAGATGCCATCCGGTCACGGTACCACTTTGACAACATCATCGGTAAAAGCAAACCCATGCAGAATCTGTACGAAATGATCAAAAAAGTAGCCCCGACCAGTGCCTCCGTACTCGTCGAAGGAGAAAGCGGCACCGGCAAGGAACTTGTGGCCAAATCTATTCATTATAATAGCATGAGAAAAGATCAGCCCTTAATTGCGGTGAACTGTTCGGCATTTGCCGAATCTCTTATGGAAAGCGAACTTTTCGGGCATGAAAAAGGGGCATTCACCGGTGCCGTGGGGTTGAAAAAAGGCCGGTTTGAAATGGCAGATAAAGGCACGTTATTTCTGGATGAAATCGGGGAGTTGTCCATGCCGCTCCAAGTCAAACTTTTAAGAGTTCTCCAGGCACGCACCGTGGAACGGGTTGGCGGGACTGAAAGCCTGCCTGTGGATTTCAGACTCATTGCCGCCACCAACAAAATACTGGAAGACGAAGTTAAAAAAGGCAATTTCCGGGAAGACCTGTACTATCGTCTCAATGTTGTCAAAGCCAACATCCCCCCCCTGCGTGACAGGCTGGAGGACATTCCGTTGCTTATCAATCACTTCATCGAAAAATACACCCAGGGTCCGGAGGCTGCCGGGGGGGTCACAGGAATTGATAAAGAGGCAATCCAACGGCTCTGTGACTATGAATGGAAAGGCAATGTCAGGGAGCTGGAAAACGTCATTGAAAGGTCTGTCATTCTGGCTACGGGCAACATCATCACGGTATCGGACTTGCCGGCCCAGATCCGTAATCCCAAATCCGGCACACTTCAACTGGACGGCATACCTGACGGTGTAGGTCTTTCGGAAACCCTGGCTGCAGTGGAAAAAAGAATGATTCTGAGGGCAATGAAGATGACCGATAATGTTCAGACAAAAGCCGCAAAAATCCTTGGCATCGGGAAAAGCGGACTGAATCAAAAACTAAAAAAATTCAATATAGACAAAGAGTTAAATCTCAACGACAAATAA
- a CDS encoding SPFH domain-containing protein → MGTDNLIYLEVLEWFDETGLELIHRLPEKGSGEIKFGAQLIVRESQAAVFFYQGKAVGAFGPGRHTLKTGNIPILTKIASLPWAMESPLKAEVFFANLKTFTNLKWGTRDPVAFKDKDLGLVRLRAFGVFNLKIVQPVLFINTLAGTQGIYTSADVGDYLNQVVVSRFNDYIGEKVSSIFDLPKQYDELAKGLAQRLREDFSAFGLALTHLYINSITPPPEVQQAIDDKSRLGLFDDMNKLMQMKTAMAMEKIAENPQGIASDGAQAGLGLGLGMMLPGMFTPQMPSPADQKAQTTACPECQNQIPLDAKFCPQCGHQQVVFARCRYCGKNITPGTKFCPRCGKQVAEKIEEKICSNCGAKNLPDSLFCNQCGEKY, encoded by the coding sequence ATGGGAACCGACAACCTGATATATCTTGAGGTGCTGGAATGGTTTGACGAAACCGGCCTGGAACTCATCCACCGTCTGCCGGAAAAAGGCTCCGGCGAAATCAAATTCGGCGCCCAGCTCATTGTCCGGGAAAGCCAGGCTGCGGTCTTTTTCTACCAGGGAAAGGCCGTTGGTGCCTTTGGCCCCGGACGGCATACATTGAAAACAGGCAACATTCCTATTTTGACAAAAATCGCAAGCCTGCCCTGGGCCATGGAAAGTCCGCTGAAGGCCGAAGTATTTTTTGCCAATCTAAAGACATTTACCAACCTGAAATGGGGCACCCGGGACCCGGTGGCATTCAAGGACAAGGACCTTGGCCTGGTAAGGCTCAGGGCCTTTGGCGTCTTTAACTTGAAAATTGTCCAGCCAGTTCTGTTCATCAATACCCTGGCCGGTACCCAGGGCATCTACACAAGTGCCGATGTCGGCGATTACCTCAACCAGGTGGTGGTATCCAGATTCAACGACTATATCGGCGAGAAGGTCTCCTCCATTTTTGATCTGCCCAAACAGTATGATGAACTGGCCAAAGGTCTGGCCCAAAGACTGCGTGAGGACTTCAGCGCATTCGGGCTTGCGTTGACACATCTTTACATCAATTCGATCACCCCGCCCCCGGAGGTTCAGCAGGCCATTGATGACAAAAGCCGGTTAGGACTCTTTGACGATATGAACAAACTGATGCAGATGAAAACCGCCATGGCCATGGAAAAAATTGCTGAAAATCCCCAGGGCATTGCCTCGGACGGCGCCCAGGCCGGATTGGGATTAGGCTTGGGCATGATGCTGCCGGGCATGTTCACCCCACAGATGCCCTCCCCGGCAGACCAGAAAGCGCAGACCACTGCCTGCCCGGAGTGTCAAAACCAAATCCCTTTGGACGCAAAGTTCTGCCCCCAGTGCGGTCATCAGCAGGTGGTCTTTGCACGGTGCCGGTATTGCGGTAAAAACATCACCCCCGGCACAAAATTCTGCCCCAGATGCGGAAAGCAAGTCGCTGAAAAAATAGAAGAAAAAATCTGCAGCAATTGCGGCGCAAAAAATCTACCGGATTCACTTTTCTGCAACCAGTGCGGAGAAAAATATTAG
- a CDS encoding FeoA domain-containing protein: MPDRHQQEKEQFRRLFGQRGFDRFEERFQILDAFLKLEGHVSLAQIADQVRQDGLRVDNDFLQQCMDQLCRFGFASQVVFGRDETILYEHRHLGVHHDHMVCTKCGDIIEFNDEALEDLQEKLAAEYGFFMLQHKMEIYGLCGQCMAQRDDLIPLSRARIGERVEIVNVAAGRKMQMRFASMGLRTGIFVEIISSAIGGQIVIASDCNRLILCAGMAAKIWVRPEKRSEGASSEGPVAKSLPFFNEALPIFRMPSGKQGSIARVNGGHFSRRRLGKMGFHPGVVVRVMDNSPGSDAVEVMVRGHRFFLSEKDAAKIFVENITP; encoded by the coding sequence ATGCCGGACCGGCATCAGCAGGAAAAAGAGCAGTTTCGTCGCCTTTTCGGTCAGCGGGGCTTTGACCGCTTTGAAGAGCGGTTTCAGATACTGGACGCTTTTCTAAAATTGGAAGGCCATGTAAGCCTTGCCCAGATTGCCGATCAGGTCAGGCAGGACGGTTTGCGTGTGGACAATGATTTTCTGCAGCAGTGCATGGACCAGCTGTGCCGGTTCGGGTTTGCCAGTCAGGTGGTGTTTGGCCGGGATGAAACCATACTATACGAACACCGCCACCTCGGGGTGCACCACGATCATATGGTATGTACCAAATGTGGTGACATTATTGAGTTTAACGATGAGGCATTGGAAGATCTCCAGGAAAAACTGGCGGCAGAATATGGTTTTTTCATGCTCCAGCATAAAATGGAGATCTATGGTCTTTGCGGCCAGTGCATGGCCCAACGGGATGATTTGATCCCCTTGTCCAGGGCAAGAATTGGTGAACGGGTCGAAATCGTCAATGTGGCGGCCGGCAGAAAAATGCAGATGCGGTTTGCCTCCATGGGACTGCGGACAGGTATCTTTGTTGAAATTATTTCCAGTGCCATTGGCGGGCAGATTGTCATTGCATCGGACTGCAATCGGCTGATTCTGTGTGCGGGGATGGCCGCTAAAATTTGGGTTCGTCCCGAAAAAAGATCAGAAGGTGCATCCAGTGAGGGGCCCGTGGCAAAATCCCTGCCGTTTTTTAATGAGGCCTTGCCGATTTTCAGAATGCCATCGGGAAAACAGGGCAGTATTGCTCGGGTGAACGGCGGCCACTTTTCCCGGCGGCGCTTGGGAAAGATGGGATTTCATCCGGGTGTCGTTGTGCGGGTAATGGACAACAGTCCGGGATCAGATGCCGTTGAGGTTATGGTGCGGGGGCATCGCTTTTTTCTCTCTGAAAAGGATGCCGCGAAAATTTTTGTGGAGAACATCACCCCGTAA
- a CDS encoding SH3 domain-containing protein, translating to MYRVKKEHVLFISVCCLFVFLYAGIALASERLSVISSVANLRNGSGTKYKVLWQVEKYHPFLVINKKNDWYEVKDFEGDTAWIHKSLLGKTDTVISTKSKCNVRSKPDKSSDIVLRVERGVPFKVLDRKGEWIKIEHADGEVGWMYKSLVW from the coding sequence ATGTATCGTGTGAAAAAAGAGCATGTTCTATTCATTTCAGTGTGTTGTCTTTTTGTTTTTCTGTATGCCGGAATTGCCTTGGCCTCGGAACGCCTTTCGGTGATATCCTCTGTTGCCAATTTAAGAAATGGCTCGGGAACCAAGTATAAGGTATTATGGCAGGTTGAAAAATATCACCCTTTCCTTGTGATCAATAAAAAAAATGATTGGTATGAGGTAAAGGATTTTGAAGGGGATACGGCCTGGATTCATAAAAGCCTGCTGGGGAAAACAGATACGGTGATTTCCACAAAATCAAAGTGCAATGTCCGCTCAAAACCCGATAAATCCAGCGACATTGTGCTCAGAGTGGAGCGCGGGGTGCCTTTCAAAGTGCTTGATCGTAAAGGAGAGTGGATTAAAATTGAGCATGCTGACGGTGAAGTCGGATGGATGTATAAAAGCTTGGTGTGGTAG
- a CDS encoding PilN domain-containing protein — MIRINLLPFRLARKKENIRRQVSIFFLSLVFVILALGWGAFLLNNEIDRTKNEAAQVKAESLKYKKKADRVSQIKKDLAILESKLAIVENLKERRNEQQILLEQLADRIVKTKMWLSSVSAKDQTVFLKGVAFDNPTIADFMRKLESSQLFGAVDLKRSQTKVFDENIRLKEFEISCTRKSPEQADSGETSPQRKK, encoded by the coding sequence ATGATACGAATTAATCTGTTGCCGTTCAGGCTTGCCAGGAAAAAGGAGAATATTCGTCGCCAGGTCTCCATATTCTTTCTTTCCCTTGTCTTTGTTATTTTGGCACTTGGGTGGGGGGCTTTTTTGTTGAACAATGAAATTGATCGGACAAAAAATGAGGCCGCCCAGGTGAAAGCCGAAAGCCTTAAGTATAAGAAAAAGGCAGATAGGGTGTCGCAGATCAAGAAAGATCTGGCCATCCTGGAGAGTAAACTGGCCATCGTCGAGAATTTGAAAGAAAGAAGGAACGAACAGCAGATTTTACTGGAGCAGTTGGCCGACAGGATTGTAAAAACAAAAATGTGGCTGTCCAGTGTAAGCGCAAAGGACCAGACCGTTTTTTTAAAAGGGGTTGCCTTTGATAACCCCACCATTGCCGATTTCATGAGAAAACTTGAAAGCTCTCAGCTGTTTGGAGCTGTAGACTTAAAACGCTCCCAGACAAAGGTGTTTGACGAGAACATCCGGTTAAAGGAATTTGAAATATCCTGCACAAGGAAATCGCCTGAACAGGCAGATTCCGGTGAAACGTCCCCACAAAGGAAAAAATAA
- a CDS encoding ATP-binding protein: MKKKKQKEPDSSGTRPFVLVKAFTVSSLVVMLTATIVIAALNAHWVRKILLEKSKEYNRLLVENLNHQIFLRFVWPVVFKQGEIKLREPDQYRLLDTVVKSTLHSFHVEMVNIYATDNVIAYSLDKTQIGKKNAGGVHYEKAMKKEIISKLVQQGNWMELTFWFPKETKIVTFAPLMQEVQLTREKDRTVIGVIEIIRDVSDDYQKVFKLQGLIVVSCATIMGILFLILRFVVKHGENIIERRAEERLKLEEKLRQTEHLSAIGEMTAGVSHEIRNPLGIIKSSAQLMQKKMAKLDPSSSIPGIIVEESTRLDRIITDFLDFAKPKIADLRPCSLEEIIDKNIAFLSSSDEHKEIKIIREYQYAPDILGDPAMLYQAFLNIFLNAFQAMDEKNGRITITTWYESGFVLAAFTDTGPGIDEEILKKIWTPFFTTKEMGTGLGLGIIKNIIQAHQGEINITNAEPHGTRVEIRLPAAP; the protein is encoded by the coding sequence GTGAAAAAAAAAAAGCAAAAAGAGCCTGATAGTTCAGGCACCCGACCTTTTGTTCTCGTCAAAGCCTTCACCGTCTCAAGCCTTGTTGTCATGTTGACGGCAACCATCGTTATTGCAGCACTAAATGCCCACTGGGTACGAAAAATACTGCTTGAGAAAAGTAAAGAGTATAACCGGCTTCTAGTTGAAAATCTAAACCATCAAATATTTTTAAGATTTGTATGGCCCGTGGTGTTCAAACAAGGAGAGATAAAATTACGGGAACCTGATCAGTATAGGCTTCTTGACACAGTTGTAAAAAGCACTCTGCACAGTTTCCATGTGGAAATGGTCAATATATATGCAACGGACAATGTTATTGCCTATAGTCTGGATAAAACCCAGATCGGTAAAAAAAATGCCGGGGGTGTCCATTATGAAAAAGCCATGAAAAAGGAGATCATTTCTAAACTTGTTCAGCAGGGCAACTGGATGGAACTGACATTCTGGTTTCCCAAAGAGACCAAAATCGTGACCTTTGCGCCGTTAATGCAGGAAGTACAACTCACCAGAGAAAAAGACAGAACGGTCATCGGCGTTATTGAGATTATCAGGGATGTATCCGATGATTATCAGAAGGTATTTAAACTCCAGGGGTTAATTGTCGTCAGCTGCGCCACCATCATGGGCATTCTTTTTCTTATTCTCCGGTTTGTGGTGAAACATGGGGAAAATATCATTGAACGCAGGGCCGAAGAGCGGCTCAAACTCGAAGAAAAACTGCGGCAGACAGAACACCTGTCCGCCATCGGAGAGATGACGGCCGGCGTATCACACGAAATTCGCAACCCTTTAGGCATTATAAAAAGCTCTGCACAGCTGATGCAAAAAAAGATGGCCAAATTGGACCCGTCCAGCAGTATTCCTGGGATTATTGTTGAAGAGTCCACCCGTTTAGACCGCATCATCACAGACTTCCTCGATTTTGCAAAACCTAAAATCGCAGACCTAAGACCCTGCAGCCTGGAAGAGATCATAGATAAAAACATCGCGTTTTTATCGTCTTCAGATGAGCATAAAGAAATTAAAATCATCCGGGAATACCAGTACGCGCCGGACATTCTTGGAGATCCAGCCATGCTCTATCAGGCCTTTTTGAATATTTTCCTCAATGCATTCCAGGCCATGGATGAAAAAAATGGACGCATCACCATTACCACATGGTATGAATCTGGATTTGTCCTTGCCGCCTTCACAGACACTGGCCCGGGCATTGACGAAGAGATTCTGAAAAAAATCTGGACGCCCTTTTTTACCACCAAGGAGATGGGAACCGGTTTAGGTCTTGGTATTATCAAAAACATCATTCAAGCGCACCAGGGGGAGATCAACATCACCAATGCCGAACCCCACGGAACCCGGGTGGAGATACGTCTGCCCGCAGCGCCGTAA
- the pilM gene encoding type IV pilus assembly protein PilM, with translation MVFRKKSHLVGLDIGAAFVKVAELKTTKKGRSLHKFGIAKVPEGMIQEGRIADMEGLAGIIRDLFQAEKIKEKNVALSTGGHSVVVKTISTSKVPDEQLHKNIRAEAEQYIPYDIDDVNIDYQILGDSEYSAEQMNVLLVAVRQDLVDEYVELIQMAGLNPVIIDVDAFALQNIYEILPDVDHGRITLLLDVGASKTSVNILQNNNSMMMRDMTNGCDQLVSVVSERLEVDREKALQIIMGEVDYPESEQELNELFDMVVGNWCSDISEVVYTFESSPGNAGVEHIVVSGGGGFIDLLSEKLTNELKVTVSKINPFAGLVSDSTQLGELEAYQLLAPIALGLAMRRVDDK, from the coding sequence ATGGTATTCAGGAAAAAGAGTCATCTTGTAGGCTTGGACATTGGGGCTGCTTTCGTTAAAGTGGCCGAACTGAAGACGACTAAAAAAGGCCGTTCGCTCCATAAATTCGGCATCGCAAAGGTTCCAGAGGGCATGATTCAGGAAGGTCGGATCGCCGATATGGAGGGGCTGGCCGGCATTATTCGCGACTTATTTCAGGCGGAAAAAATCAAGGAAAAAAATGTGGCCCTTTCCACCGGCGGCCATTCCGTGGTTGTAAAGACCATCAGTACCTCAAAGGTGCCTGATGAGCAGCTGCATAAAAATATCCGGGCCGAGGCCGAGCAATATATCCCCTACGATATTGATGATGTTAATATCGATTATCAGATTTTAGGTGACAGCGAATATTCTGCCGAACAGATGAATGTGCTTCTTGTCGCGGTAAGGCAGGACCTGGTGGATGAATATGTTGAACTGATCCAGATGGCGGGCCTTAATCCCGTTATTATTGATGTGGATGCGTTTGCGCTTCAAAATATTTATGAAATTCTTCCCGATGTTGACCATGGGCGTATCACGCTGCTGCTTGATGTGGGGGCATCCAAAACCAGTGTGAATATACTCCAGAACAACAATTCCATGATGATGCGGGACATGACCAATGGATGCGATCAGCTTGTCTCAGTTGTCAGTGAACGACTCGAGGTTGATCGGGAAAAGGCTTTGCAGATTATCATGGGGGAGGTCGATTATCCGGAATCGGAACAGGAATTGAACGAGCTTTTTGACATGGTAGTTGGCAACTGGTGTTCGGATATCAGCGAGGTGGTGTATACCTTTGAGTCCAGCCCAGGCAATGCCGGGGTAGAACATATTGTTGTCAGCGGCGGGGGCGGTTTCATAGATCTGTTGTCTGAAAAATTGACTAACGAGCTGAAGGTCACGGTGTCAAAGATTAACCCCTTTGCCGGATTGGTCAGCGATTCAACGCAACTTGGCGAATTGGAAGCGTACCAGCTTCTTGCCCCCATTGCATTGGGGCTTGCCATGAGACGGGTAGATGACAAATGA